CTCGGATCGGCTCCGGCTTGCAGCAGTCCCTCTTCATCTCTGGAAACCGCACAAATGTAGCCGGCGCTCCAATCGTCTCCCCTCTTGATTACGTGCCCCCGGCGCTTGAGTTCTTCCGCAACCCCGGGGGCAATACGTCCTTCCAGGCTGATGCTTTTCGGAAAAGCGTCATGAGGGTAAAACGACCCCGGAATGTGATCGCATGTGATTTTGGGGGCCTCAATGGCTTCCTGAACGGACATTCTGAAGACAAGGCGGTTCAAGAAAAATTGACTGGTCCACTGGTCCTGCTGGTCTCCACCCATGGTTCCAAAAGCCATCCATGGATGCCCCCGGTAAAATGCGAGGGAAGGGCTGAGGGTGGTTCTGGGCCGCTTGCCGGGGGCGATCACATTGGGATGCCGGGGTTCCAGATAAAAGGTCTGAAGACGGGAAGTGAGGGGAAAGCCCAGGGCGGGAATCACTTCATTTGCAGAAATCCATCCTCCACTGGGAGTCAAGGCCGCCAGGTTTCCCCTGCTGTCGGCGACGGCGATGTGGACCGTGCCGAACCCCCAGTTTCCCCGTTGGAAAACCTCTTCCCTGGACAGGAGAGAATCTCCCCTTCGTGGATCTCCAGGCCGGTGAAGAGCGCTCGCACGCTCCATGTCGATGAGCTTCCGACGCTTTGCGTTGTATTCGCGGCTCAGCAGTTCTTTAAGAGGAACATCCACAAACCGCGGGTCCGCGTAATACTGTTCCCGGTCGGCGTAAGCCAGTTTGGCCGCTTCGGTCCAGAGGTGCAGATAATCCGTGGAATTGTGCCCGAATCCTTCCAGGTCGAAGCCGTCCAGCAGGTTCAAGAGCTGCAGGAACACTGGCCCCTGAGACCATGGGCCGCATTTGAAAACGATTGCGTCCCGGAACCGAGTGGATGCGGGTTCTTCCAGGAAGGTTTCGAATGCGGCGAGATCCTGCATATTCAAATAGCCGTCCCGCTCCTGAACGAAGCGCTCCACCTCTCTTGCCATGTCTCCCAGGTAAAAGGCTTCCTTGACCGCCCTCAACCCGGCCTCTCTCCCCCCGCCTGCAGCCCGCCGGGCCTCTTCCATCAGGATGCTCAAGAACCGGGCCAGTGGTGCGTTGCTTATCTTTTGACCCGGGTGCGGTACTGATCCGTCCGCATTGAGATATACTGCGGCCGTGTTGGGGTAATGCTCGAGAAACTTCTCCCTGTTTGCTTCCAGTGAAAAGCGTGGCATACCCACCAGCCCCTCATGGGCGGGGAACCCGTCGCGGGCCATGAGAAAAGCGGGTTCGGCGACGGTTTCGAAGGGAAGGGAGCCGTAGTGGACGAGCATTTCCACTAGGGCTGAAAGGGCAGCGGGAACCCCGGCTGCCAGAACTCCATCGGGAGGAATCAGCTCAAGCCCCCTCGCTTGGTAGGCTTCGATCGTGGCTTTTTGGGGGGCCTGGGTATTGCCGTTGACGGAGACCACTTTTTGTCGATCTGCAACATAGAGGACCATGGGACATTCGCCCCCAAGGGTAAACATGTGGGGATTGACGACACTTTCCACCAGCGTCGCCGCAGCGGCGGCATCGAATGCGTTGCCTCCCTGTTTCAGGATGTCCATGCCGGCTTGAGCGGAAAGAAAATGCTCTGTGGCGATAGCAGCTCGAAATCCTTGAACGTTGCCGGTAAAGGGACGATTCTGACTGCCGTTTTTCCCAAAACTTCGCATCAGTGTCCTCCGAAAAGATGAGGGATGAATAAAGATAAGTTGCCTGAGAAAAAAGACGAACAGGGAACAAAAGTCGGAAATCGTTTCTCAACCTGCGTCACCAACAAATTAATATAGCAGAAAATTCAAATTTTTGCGAAAGTCGATTTGTGCAAAGGGAAGCACGAAAGGGGAAGGGGGCGTACTGCAACAGAAAAAAGGCAGGAGAGGAAAATGCCGAAATCTGAAAGGATCATTTCATTGGTTGCCGCAAGTGCTTTAGTGACTGCCGTATTGCTGACGGCCTGCGAAAAATCGGCCCCCCGGTTTGAGTGTAAGGACAGCATCGGCTGTGTGAGCGTGGCTCCTGGAGAACCATTAAAAATTGGTGTTTTGCAGGCCTTGTCGGGCAGGGTCGCACCACTGGGGTTTGAGCAAATTCGGGGAATTGAGCTTGCTATTGATAAACACCGGGATAAAGTGCTTGGGCACCCCATCCTGTTGCAGACGGAGGATACCGGTTGTACAGAAGAGGGCGGCGCCAATGCCGCTTTGAAAATCATAGCTGATCCACAGGTGGTGGCCATTTTGGGTACGACCTGCTCAGGTGCTGCCGTTACCGCATCCAAGGCCATGTCTGATGCAGGGTTGACGATGATTTCCGGCAACAATAGCGCCCCGTTTCTGACGGCTGTCGCAGGAAAGAAAGCTCCCCATTGGCAACCGGGTTATTTCCGGACGGCCCCCAATGAGGAAGCTTCAGGCAAGGCCGCCGCTATATATGCCTTTCATGAACTTGGTGTCCGCAACGCCGCTACCATAAACGATGGAGATATCTATACCAGGGGGCTGACCGATGGATTCGTGCAGGCCTTCGAAAAACTTGGGGGCAAAATCGTTTTATCGACCTCTGTCGATAAAGGGGACAAGGAGATGCAGCCGGTCCTGACGGCTGTGATGAATTCCGACGCACAGCTTTTATTCTTTCCCTTGTTTCAGCCGGAAGGCAATCATATTCTTCGGCAGGCCAGAAAAACAGCGGGTTTTTAAAAAATAATCCTCATGAGCGATGGAGCATTGATAGAAAACTCATTCATAGAAGATGTTCAAGGGGATGGAATCGGTATGTATTTTGTTGGGCCTGCTCCTCCTACGGGCCCCGCCATCGAAAAGCTTGCCCGGGACTACAAGGCCAGGTATGATGTATCTCCCGCAGCGAGCTACTATCAGAACGCTTACGATGCCGCCGACCTGCTGTTGAAGACCATTGAGGCCATTGCCGTCCAGGATCCGGATGGATCGCTGCATATGGGGCGCCAGGCGCTTCGAGACGCCCTTTACGCCACCAGGGAATTTCAAGGGGTAACAGGCCTTCTGTCCTGTGATGCATTTGGAGACTGTGCTCTTCCTGTTTTCAATGTTCTGCGGTTGAACGATCCCACGGCCGGGCTCGAAGGTTTGCAGTCCAATGTGATGTTCACTTATTCTCCTGAAAAATGAACAAGGGCATAAAGAACGCTTCAGGATCCTTTCAAATCCATTCGTGATGCCCCCGTAAGCGTTTGTCTGATTTTCCTGGAGAGAAAAGAACATGAATATTTGGAATAGATGGTATCAACTCCTTTGGGGGATGAGCATCACAACCAGGTTTGCTTTGGGGATAGGGCTGTTGCTGTGGCTCATTGTGATGATTGCCGCAACGGCTTATCTTTCTCTGGCATTCATTCGTGATACGGAAGAATCCATTCGGACCAGTACGGAAATACAGCGAATGGTGCTGGAGATGGACCGGGGGATGGAGAAGGCTCGTCGTCTTCATCGAGATTTTTTTCTACAGTACCCTCGGATTGGCCTCACCAATGCCCATGAACAGTATGCACAACCCGCTGTGAGACAAATTGCCCAGGTCATCACCATCAGCAACAGGTTGAAGGGCCTGGTCGCCCAGCCCAGCGCCAACGACGCTTTTCGCAAAAGCCACGTGGATTTGAATTTATACCTTTCTTCCGCAAAACGATTTGCGGACACCTCCATACAGTCCGTTGAGTTGGTTACGGACCTGGCCGCTCCGGAAAATGGATTGGAGGCGCAGTTGGAGAAAGCTTTTGATGCCTTGAAGGCTGAAATCGTCGGAACCGGGAACCTGACGCGCTTGTATGGGGAGATGAAATCTTTTGCCCAGGATTACAGGATCACTCGACAGCGTTTCCTGATGCAGTCCGCCTTCAATGTGGCATTCCAGATGCGAAAGGAAATAGCCAGTATGCCGAACTTCACAGGGGAGTCGAGGGAGAGAATCAACCAGATGCTCAACCGTTGTATCTCCGCTGCCGAAAGCATTCTGGATATTGATGTCGCGATAAAGGCCAAATTCAATGACTTCGCCCTGCAGACCGATGCCGCCGAAGCCGTTTCAAAGACTCTCATCCGACTGGCAAAGGAAGAGGTCGATCGTGCACAGGCAAGGATCGTTCGTGCGCACAGGATAGCGATCGCCGTCATGGTGGCGATCACACTGGCGGGTTTGGTCGCAGCGGCGAATATAGCGAGGATACTCAACAACGGGATTACTCGAAGGGTGGTGGCGCTGACAAGGTCGGCCGAGGAGCTCAGGAAAGGCAATCTCGATGTTTTGGCCGCCGAAGAAGGAACGGATGAGTTGAGCCGACTGGCACACACGTTCAATGTGATGGCCTCTCACATTCGTGAATTGATAGGCGGTCTGGAGCAAAAAGTGGAACAGCGCACGGCTGAACTCACTGAAAGTGAAAGGCGGTATCGCGAACTTTTTGAACACTCGAGCAGCGGCGTGTTGGTCTATGAAGCGCTGGAAGAGGGGCAGGATTTCATCCTCAGGGATATGAACAGGGCTGTTGAAAAAATTGAAGGGGTAAAGCGCGAGGAAGCGCTAGGGAAAAAGATAACCGAGGTATTCCCGGGAGTTATAGACTTCGGACTGCTCGACGTGTTCCGCAAGGTTTTGAAAACAGGGCAATCCGCCCGCCATCCTGCCAGTTATTATTCGGACGAAAGGCTTCGGGGTTGGCGTGAAAGCTCTGTTTATAAGCTTCCGTCAGGAGAAATTGTTGCCGTTTACGATGATCTGACCGCTCAAAAGCAGGCCGAGATTGAAAAAAAAGCCATGGAAGCCAAACTGCAGCGGGCGCAAAAGATAGAGACCATAGGATTGCTGGCCGGCGGGGTCGCTCACGATCTCAATAACATCCTGTCGGGGCTGGTCGGTTATCCAGAGCTTCTTCTCATGCAAATCCCGGAGGAGAGCAGTCTGAGAGAACCCCTCAAGGCCATCCAGGAATCAGGGCAAAGAGCCGCCGCCGTGGTTGCGGATCTTCTCACCGTAGCCCGCGGAGTTGCAGGTACTAAGACAACGGCCAACTTGAACCAGATTGTATCGGAATATTTGAATTCCCCGGAAAATCAAAAGCTGATGTCATCGTACGGGGATGTAAAGTGTACAACCAAACTCGATCCAAGCCTCTATAATATTCACTGCTCTTCGGTCCATATAAAAAAATGTATCATGAATCTGGTCATAAATGCTATGGAAGCGATAGACGGCGCAGGACATATCGTTATTTCCACCTGTAATCGAAGGGTGGATGAAAAGATGGCATGGGAAAACAGCATTCAATCGGGTGAATATGCCGTTCTCACCGTTGAGGATGACGGAAAAGGGATCCCTGCAGAGGATTTAGACCGCATTTTCGAACCGTTCTATACCCGGAAGGTAATGGGCAAAAGTGGCACCGGCCTGGGTTTGACCGTTGTGTGGAACAGCGTTACGGACCATGAGGGTACCGTTCTCGTTACAAGCAGCACTAAAGGAACCTCTTTTGATCTCTACTTTCCAGCTTCAAAACAGGACATGGCCCGTGAAGAGAGCCATACGGGGATAGAAGAGCTGAAAGGCGGCGGAGAAAA
This region of Desulforhabdus amnigena genomic DNA includes:
- a CDS encoding hybrid sensor histidine kinase/response regulator, giving the protein MNIWNRWYQLLWGMSITTRFALGIGLLLWLIVMIAATAYLSLAFIRDTEESIRTSTEIQRMVLEMDRGMEKARRLHRDFFLQYPRIGLTNAHEQYAQPAVRQIAQVITISNRLKGLVAQPSANDAFRKSHVDLNLYLSSAKRFADTSIQSVELVTDLAAPENGLEAQLEKAFDALKAEIVGTGNLTRLYGEMKSFAQDYRITRQRFLMQSAFNVAFQMRKEIASMPNFTGESRERINQMLNRCISAAESILDIDVAIKAKFNDFALQTDAAEAVSKTLIRLAKEEVDRAQARIVRAHRIAIAVMVAITLAGLVAAANIARILNNGITRRVVALTRSAEELRKGNLDVLAAEEGTDELSRLAHTFNVMASHIRELIGGLEQKVEQRTAELTESERRYRELFEHSSSGVLVYEALEEGQDFILRDMNRAVEKIEGVKREEALGKKITEVFPGVIDFGLLDVFRKVLKTGQSARHPASYYSDERLRGWRESSVYKLPSGEIVAVYDDLTAQKQAEIEKKAMEAKLQRAQKIETIGLLAGGVAHDLNNILSGLVGYPELLLMQIPEESSLREPLKAIQESGQRAAAVVADLLTVARGVAGTKTTANLNQIVSEYLNSPENQKLMSSYGDVKCTTKLDPSLYNIHCSSVHIKKCIMNLVINAMEAIDGAGHIVISTCNRRVDEKMAWENSIQSGEYAVLTVEDDGKGIPAEDLDRIFEPFYTRKVMGKSGTGLGLTVVWNSVTDHEGTVLVTSSTKGTSFDLYFPASKQDMAREESHTGIEELKGGGEKILVVDDEPLQLDVAGRMLKVLGYDVECVDSGEKAIEYLRENRVDLVLLDMLMHPGMNGRQTYERIIEIHPNQKAIIASGFSENEEVYRAQQLGARGFLKKPYSMEGLGRIVKKEMSD
- a CDS encoding gamma-glutamyltransferase family protein; translation: MRSFGKNGSQNRPFTGNVQGFRAAIATEHFLSAQAGMDILKQGGNAFDAAAAATLVESVVNPHMFTLGGECPMVLYVADRQKVVSVNGNTQAPQKATIEAYQARGLELIPPDGVLAAGVPAALSALVEMLVHYGSLPFETVAEPAFLMARDGFPAHEGLVGMPRFSLEANREKFLEHYPNTAAVYLNADGSVPHPGQKISNAPLARFLSILMEEARRAAGGGREAGLRAVKEAFYLGDMAREVERFVQERDGYLNMQDLAAFETFLEEPASTRFRDAIVFKCGPWSQGPVFLQLLNLLDGFDLEGFGHNSTDYLHLWTEAAKLAYADREQYYADPRFVDVPLKELLSREYNAKRRKLIDMERASALHRPGDPRRGDSLLSREEVFQRGNWGFGTVHIAVADSRGNLAALTPSGGWISANEVIPALGFPLTSRLQTFYLEPRHPNVIAPGKRPRTTLSPSLAFYRGHPWMAFGTMGGDQQDQWTSQFFLNRLVFRMSVQEAIEAPKITCDHIPGSFYPHDAFPKSISLEGRIAPGVAEELKRRGHVIKRGDDWSAGYICAVSRDEEGLLQAGADPRGQKGSVFPACALAW